A region from the Streptosporangium sp. NBC_01756 genome encodes:
- a CDS encoding EamA family transporter has product MVTALAVLFAGLLHAVWNALAKAVPDRYAAFAVMGAASALVSLPVAVAAGPPAGPAWPFLLTSVVLQVAYTALLIRSYDLGDFGQVYPLARGSAPFLVAVAGAVLGERLSPLQSTGLVVVCGGLVALAVARHRTTVTGPAVTAALLTGLSIAAYTVVDGLGVRRTSHPLPYIAWLFLLEGSVVALMALAVRGRALTPALRTGWQMPAAGGIVSLLAYAIVVWAQTRSPLAQVAALRETSVVWGAIIGAVFFSERFGWRRVAAAVTVTLGIILLTAPT; this is encoded by the coding sequence ATGGTCACCGCACTCGCCGTCCTGTTCGCCGGGCTTCTGCACGCCGTCTGGAACGCGCTGGCCAAAGCGGTCCCTGACCGGTATGCCGCGTTCGCGGTGATGGGCGCCGCCTCCGCGCTGGTGTCCCTGCCGGTCGCGGTGGCCGCCGGGCCGCCGGCGGGACCGGCCTGGCCGTTCCTGCTCACCTCGGTGGTCCTGCAGGTCGCCTATACCGCGCTGCTGATCCGCTCCTATGACCTCGGCGACTTCGGTCAGGTCTACCCGCTGGCGCGGGGCAGCGCGCCGTTTCTGGTCGCCGTCGCCGGTGCCGTGCTGGGCGAGCGGCTGAGCCCGCTCCAGTCCACCGGCCTGGTCGTGGTGTGCGGTGGACTGGTCGCGCTCGCCGTCGCCCGGCACCGCACCACTGTCACCGGCCCGGCCGTCACCGCCGCACTGCTGACCGGTCTGTCGATCGCGGCCTACACCGTCGTGGACGGGCTCGGCGTGCGACGTACCTCTCATCCGCTGCCCTACATCGCCTGGCTGTTCCTCCTGGAGGGATCCGTGGTCGCCCTCATGGCTCTGGCCGTGCGCGGCCGCGCCCTCACCCCCGCGCTGCGTACCGGCTGGCAGATGCCGGCGGCGGGCGGCATCGTGTCCCTGCTCGCCTACGCCATCGTGGTGTGGGCCCAGACCCGTAGCCCGCTGGCCCAGGTCGCCGCGCTACGCGAAACCAGTGTCGTGTGGGGCGCGATCATCGGCGCCGTCTTCTTCTCCGAACGCTTCGGATGGCGCCGGGTCGCGGCCGCGGTGACCGTGACTCTCGGGATCATCCTGCTCACCGCCCCCACCTGA
- a CDS encoding ArsR/SmtB family transcription factor: MHELILDVGDLAETRFALSPLLETVLSLRIWHQPGYYVRQRPWLAAAARGLGDLDITLLLALVGPRRLVPDFLTPRPGRPFTDFTTELDRARACDPDRVAADIRAAHAGGTLPDLLGSELRRPARLRDRLADLLQTYWTVTIAPHWPRLRGVLEADLRYRASRLADGGAALLFADLDPAITFHHGRLRTRLNIPHIDTRTPVTGRGLCLVPTLFVNAPGTPNNPEHPPMIIYPARGSAIAWQPPPPAPAVLAALIGAPKAAILTALVQPRSTTDLAHLLAVTPSAISHHLKTLHAAGLVGRARAGRSVLYTRTALADQLTS; encoded by the coding sequence ATGCACGAGCTGATCCTGGACGTCGGCGACCTCGCCGAGACCCGCTTCGCCCTCTCCCCACTGCTGGAGACGGTGCTCAGCCTGCGCATCTGGCACCAGCCCGGCTACTACGTCCGGCAACGCCCTTGGCTGGCGGCGGCCGCACGTGGTCTCGGCGACCTCGACATCACTTTGCTGCTGGCCCTGGTCGGCCCCCGCCGGCTCGTCCCGGACTTCCTCACCCCGCGCCCGGGGCGTCCGTTCACCGATTTCACCACCGAACTGGACCGCGCCCGTGCCTGCGACCCCGACCGGGTCGCCGCCGACATCCGTGCAGCCCACGCCGGTGGCACCCTCCCCGACCTGCTGGGTTCCGAGCTACGGCGGCCCGCTCGCCTGCGCGACCGGCTCGCCGACCTGCTGCAGACCTACTGGACCGTGACGATCGCCCCGCACTGGCCGCGTCTGCGCGGCGTGCTGGAAGCCGACCTACGCTATCGGGCCTCCCGTCTGGCCGACGGGGGCGCCGCCCTGCTGTTCGCCGACCTGGACCCCGCCATCACCTTCCACCACGGGCGGCTGCGCACCCGCCTGAACATCCCCCACATCGACACCCGCACCCCCGTCACTGGCCGCGGCCTCTGCTTGGTCCCGACTCTGTTCGTCAACGCCCCCGGCACTCCCAACAACCCCGAGCATCCGCCGATGATCATTTATCCGGCGCGTGGGTCCGCCATCGCCTGGCAGCCGCCCCCGCCGGCGCCGGCCGTCCTGGCCGCGCTCATCGGCGCGCCCAAGGCCGCCATCCTGACCGCCCTGGTCCAGCCCCGTTCCACCACCGACCTGGCCCACCTGCTCGCCGTCACCCCCAGCGCGATCTCCCACCACCTGAAGACGCTGCACGCCGCAGGACTGGTGGGCCGAGCCCGCGCCGGGCGCAGCGTCCTGTACACCCGCACCGCTCTCGCCGACCAACTCACCTCCTGA
- a CDS encoding polyprenyl synthetase family protein gives MPDFTSQVTDRLLRLADGLPEPVRASVRTLVAGPGKFVRPRLLAAGAGFGTADPGRLVRLGALVELIHLASLLHDDVIDEAETRRGAPAAHAAVGTEQAMLAGLACFALVGTEAADLGEGVAGAVSRTVARLAYGELLDVERAFDTAFPLPAYLELVQSKTAELFRLCCLLGAAEVRSGPGEADALVRFGTALGVTFQILDDCLDLRPSHSGKPVGTDHALGLFGAPTLYALRADSGGELATLLLSPSFSVRDMPEVHSLVKAHGGLEAAARLAADWHDQALAALDELPAGGPRDRLAALAASLLQARS, from the coding sequence ATGCCCGATTTCACCTCCCAGGTGACCGACCGGCTCCTCCGCCTGGCCGATGGCCTGCCGGAGCCGGTCCGGGCATCGGTGCGTACGCTCGTCGCCGGGCCGGGCAAGTTCGTCCGACCACGGCTGCTGGCCGCCGGCGCGGGCTTCGGCACGGCCGATCCCGGCCGGCTGGTGCGCCTGGGCGCCCTGGTGGAACTGATCCACCTGGCCTCGCTCCTGCACGACGACGTCATCGACGAGGCGGAGACCCGCCGGGGAGCGCCGGCCGCGCACGCGGCCGTCGGCACCGAACAGGCCATGCTCGCCGGGCTGGCCTGCTTCGCGCTGGTGGGCACGGAGGCCGCCGATCTCGGAGAGGGCGTCGCCGGGGCCGTGAGCAGGACTGTCGCCAGGCTCGCCTATGGTGAGCTGCTCGACGTCGAGCGTGCCTTCGACACCGCCTTCCCCCTGCCCGCCTACCTGGAGCTCGTGCAGAGCAAGACCGCCGAGCTGTTCCGGCTCTGCTGCCTGCTCGGCGCCGCGGAGGTCCGGTCCGGCCCCGGGGAGGCAGACGCGCTCGTCCGGTTCGGCACGGCGCTCGGCGTCACGTTCCAGATCCTCGACGACTGCCTGGACCTGCGCCCGAGCCACTCCGGCAAGCCGGTCGGCACCGACCACGCGCTGGGCCTGTTCGGCGCCCCCACCCTGTACGCGCTGCGAGCGGACAGCGGCGGAGAACTTGCCACGCTGCTGCTGTCGCCGTCGTTCAGCGTCCGCGACATGCCCGAGGTGCACTCCCTCGTCAAGGCCCATGGCGGGTTGGAGGCCGCGGCACGGCTGGCCGCCGACTGGCACGACCAGGCGCTCGCCGCCCTGGACGAGCTACCCGCCGGTGGGCCCCGCGACCGCTTGGCCGCGCTCGCCGCCTCGCTCCTCCAGGCCCGCTCGTGA